GGTTAAACCTTCAGCATCGAATGCGTTTTGAGGGTTAAAGTATTTAAAACCTGTTTGGTCTAAACCTGTTAATGACACAGTTTCAAGCTCTAGACCATTTTTATGTAAGTCTTCGGACACCACTTGTTGTACTTTTTGTACGAAGTCCACGCGCTTTTCATGCAACTCTTCCATTGCCATTTCAGCAGCGACTGCACGTAAGGAATCGACAAATTTCCCTTCTACAAGGTTCTTCAACTCATTTGGAGACATGGTTTTTTGTCCCAAAGTCTGTGCGGCAACTGCAATTGATTCTGCTAGTGGCTTCACACGGACATAGAACTCGGCCATGACATCGACGCGCATACGGTCGCGGGTAATGAGCGCTTGATCATCAGCACGGCGGACCTCTAAACGTAGTGTGTTCATGTTGACAGGAATAATTTCATGTAACACAGGCAGTACAATTGCACCGCCACCTAAAATAACTTTTTCGCCGCCAAAACCAGTACGTACGAAAGAGATTTCTTTGCTAGAGCGACGGTACAGACGGGCAATAATAATGCCGATAATAACCAGAGCTGCAAAGATAATCCCTGCAAGAATAAGAATGTTATAGAAATTGTTGCTAAGCATAAGGGTTCCGATTTTATTTAAAGTTATAAGTAGAAAATGGAAGAATTAAAGTGAAATGGCTTTAAAGCCAATCTTAGTTTTTTGAGTCAAAATGACTTCTTGGCCTTGAGCAAAATAAAGATCTGTTTCAGGTTCAACCAGTACATAATGCGTTTGCCCAAACTGATCTTGAACTCGTGCTTGAGCCGGAGAGTTGACTTTAGCCTCACCTAAAATAATCAGTGCCGTTCGTCCAATCAGTTCTTCACTGTAAATTGCTGTGGTTTCATCTTGCGGCAAAACTTTAGCAATCAGCATGGCGCTGTAACGAATCATAGGCATCGAAAGTATGAGGCAAAGTGGTGCCATGATCCATGCACTCCAATAGCTTCCCGTCCAAGTTTGAAAAATGGACTGTAGAATAAATCCACTTAAGCTATATAAAGTGAGGAAGATAATCAGCCAGACTAAAAGAGGGACACGGCCGATAAACAACCAATCCAGCAGGGCATTGAGCCAACCTTGATCGGCATCCAGTGCAATGTCGACGTCTTTAGTACTGCCAAGGTCATCAGGTAGGAATTGGTCAAGCAGACCTTGTGAGCCGCCCCCTAATACCAATAAAATCAATTCGAGCAGTCCCAATAAAAACATGAGACTGAGGCAAATACTAAAAATTAAATTGGATGGGTGAGTAAATAATTCCCACATTCTAAAGGTTCTCTATTTTTATGCTGTTATCAGTTAAGTGTAAATTTTTAAAAAGAATTGTATTGAAATTGGACTTTAGCATAGCATTCAAAAAACAGAATGTCTAAGTCTGTTGGACATAAAGAGAGTGCAGCTAATTATCATTCGATAAATTTTAGGCAAAAAAATACGCAATGATTGGGGTATTCATTGCGTAGAACTACGAATCTGTTGTTACACAGTTTCGGTAAAAAGGAGAAACGTTATATCTCAGGGTTAATCTAAGCTATGTGCTCATCATAAGGGTTGTGCATTCTTATTTCATGAGTATTCACGTTAATTACTGTAAATTTAGGTTAACAAATGACACTTAATGTCAGTTTTTGAGATGAATGTGGCTTATTTGTATTTGTTTCACGATTAAA
This DNA window, taken from Acinetobacter sp. WCHA55, encodes the following:
- a CDS encoding YqiJ family protein, coding for MWELFTHPSNLIFSICLSLMFLLGLLELILLVLGGGSQGLLDQFLPDDLGSTKDVDIALDADQGWLNALLDWLFIGRVPLLVWLIIFLTLYSLSGFILQSIFQTWTGSYWSAWIMAPLCLILSMPMIRYSAMLIAKVLPQDETTAIYSEELIGRTALIILGEAKVNSPAQARVQDQFGQTHYVLVEPETDLYFAQGQEVILTQKTKIGFKAISL